The Dehalococcoidia bacterium genome contains a region encoding:
- a CDS encoding MFS transporter: MTNTKSLQYGWVVVASAFVITFITCGVNFSYGVFFLPIVNEFGWSRGLASAVMLVAGIAYATTLPFTGILADRFGYKWVLAASAGFLSLGLILSSQIQELWQLYVFTGLLVGLSISASFAIPVALVSLWFTRKQGLAVGVATLGISLGTATIPLLMSYLISTAGWRPALLQAGIATAILCIPATLLMRSPPRNIRATDSVNSAESSTAQNVVYSDLDIGLTVSQAIRTGQFWMLFTMFLLVLSSLGLVMLHLVPYAVDSGIDSIQAAVLITLIGVFGIAGRLVSGVLSDRIGIKPIMVFCTVLLGLNIAFIALCQESWAFYIFAAIYGITYSGFVTQMVSITRKVFGGKALGSVFSALMVSDGIGFGIGPWVAGNIYDATGTYQISYLAAAAGLAVATALVFIVRPATTKP, from the coding sequence ATGACAAATACTAAAAGCCTGCAATATGGGTGGGTGGTGGTGGCCTCCGCCTTTGTGATCACCTTCATTACATGCGGGGTGAATTTCAGCTACGGCGTTTTCTTCCTGCCCATAGTGAATGAATTCGGCTGGTCGCGCGGGCTGGCCTCGGCTGTCATGCTGGTTGCCGGTATCGCATACGCCACCACCCTACCTTTCACAGGCATACTTGCCGATCGTTTCGGCTATAAGTGGGTGCTGGCCGCCTCGGCCGGCTTCCTCAGCCTGGGCTTGATACTGAGCTCGCAGATCCAGGAGCTATGGCAACTGTACGTATTCACGGGTCTGCTGGTGGGACTGAGTATCAGCGCATCCTTCGCCATCCCTGTTGCGCTGGTATCCCTGTGGTTTACCAGAAAGCAGGGCCTGGCTGTCGGTGTTGCCACACTCGGCATCAGCCTGGGAACAGCCACTATCCCGCTGCTTATGAGTTACCTCATCAGTACAGCCGGCTGGCGGCCGGCGTTGCTGCAGGCTGGTATAGCCACGGCTATCCTCTGCATACCGGCCACACTACTGATGCGAAGCCCTCCACGCAATATCCGGGCAACCGATTCTGTGAACAGCGCCGAATCCTCCACGGCGCAGAATGTTGTTTATTCAGACCTGGATATAGGATTAACAGTCTCTCAAGCTATCCGCACAGGCCAGTTCTGGATGCTCTTCACCATGTTTCTGCTCGTTCTCTCCAGCCTGGGATTGGTTATGCTTCACCTTGTGCCTTATGCGGTAGATTCAGGTATAGACTCAATACAGGCTGCCGTTTTAATCACACTGATCGGCGTCTTCGGTATCGCCGGCAGACTGGTTTCCGGTGTCCTTTCCGATAGAATCGGTATTAAGCCGATCATGGTATTCTGCACAGTGTTATTGGGTCTGAATATAGCCTTTATAGCTCTCTGCCAAGAATCCTGGGCCTTCTACATCTTCGCCGCCATCTACGGCATCACTTACAGTGGATTCGTCACCCAGATGGTAAGCATTACACGCAAGGTCTTTGGGGGCAAGGCGCTGGGATCTGTGTTCAGCGCCCTTATGGTCTCGGACGGCATAGGCTTCGGTATCGGCCCCTGGGTAGCGGGCAATATTTACGACGCCACAGGCACCTATCAGATTTCATATTTGGCTGCAGCTGCGGGATTGGCTGTAGCCACCGCCCTCGTGTTCATCGTCAGACCTGCTACTACCAAACCATGA
- a CDS encoding FGGY-family carbohydrate kinase, with protein MAENLLAIDVGTQSVRVLLFDPRGKLIAKHRVPYEPYYSDAPGLAEQRPQLWWESMAKACQGLWQNPEVKKDSIAAVALTTQRATMINVDENGEPLRPAIHWLDQRRTIGQPPLGGFWGAAFAVAGASETVAYLQAEAEANWIRMHQPEIWKKTHKYLFVSGYLTYLLTGRYVDSVGCQVGYIPFDYKSQNWEAKHGWKWQAISMDPRILPDLVPQGKVLGEITVKAAEATGIPARLPLIAAAADKACEVLGSGALEPNVACLSYGTTATINTTHDKYIEVIPLIPPYPAAVPRLYNFEIQIFRGYWMVSWFKQEFGLREQRISDEKGMEPEALFDDLVKAVPPGSQGLVLQPYWSPGLRFPGPEARGAIIGFGDSHTRAHIYRAILEGLAYALREGKEKTEKRSGVKINDLRIAGGGSQSNAAMQLTADIFGLPTARPHVYEASGLGAAMDAAVGVNIHKDFKSAVSEMTHPGDCFEPNEDTHAVYERLYRDVYLKMYNRLKPLYQEIKDITGRAGAGG; from the coding sequence ATGGCTGAGAACTTGCTGGCTATCGATGTAGGGACACAGAGCGTACGTGTATTGCTGTTCGATCCCAGGGGTAAGCTGATTGCCAAACACCGGGTGCCTTATGAACCTTATTACTCCGATGCTCCGGGATTGGCTGAGCAGAGGCCGCAGCTCTGGTGGGAATCCATGGCGAAGGCCTGCCAGGGCCTTTGGCAGAATCCTGAGGTCAAGAAAGACAGTATCGCTGCTGTGGCGCTCACCACACAGCGTGCGACGATGATAAATGTCGATGAGAACGGCGAGCCTCTCAGGCCGGCCATCCACTGGCTTGACCAGCGCCGCACCATTGGACAACCGCCACTGGGAGGCTTCTGGGGTGCGGCCTTTGCCGTGGCCGGAGCCAGTGAGACCGTGGCTTATCTGCAGGCCGAGGCGGAGGCCAATTGGATACGCATGCACCAGCCCGAGATCTGGAAGAAGACGCACAAATACCTTTTCGTCTCAGGCTACCTGACCTATCTACTGACCGGAAGATATGTCGATTCGGTGGGCTGCCAGGTAGGGTATATTCCTTTCGATTACAAGAGCCAGAATTGGGAGGCCAAACATGGCTGGAAATGGCAGGCTATCTCAATGGATCCCAGGATATTGCCCGACCTTGTACCGCAGGGTAAAGTGCTGGGCGAGATAACTGTCAAAGCAGCGGAGGCTACCGGAATACCGGCGCGGTTACCTTTAATCGCCGCCGCAGCTGATAAAGCCTGTGAGGTATTGGGCTCGGGCGCTCTTGAACCGAACGTAGCCTGCCTCAGCTACGGAACAACTGCCACCATCAATACTACTCACGATAAATACATTGAAGTTATACCTCTCATACCTCCTTACCCGGCTGCTGTGCCCAGGCTCTATAACTTCGAGATACAGATTTTCCGCGGCTACTGGATGGTGAGCTGGTTCAAGCAGGAGTTCGGCCTGCGGGAGCAGCGTATATCAGATGAAAAGGGGATGGAGCCGGAGGCCCTGTTTGACGATCTGGTCAAAGCGGTCCCTCCCGGGTCACAGGGGCTTGTGTTGCAGCCCTACTGGTCTCCCGGACTGCGGTTTCCCGGCCCTGAAGCTCGTGGCGCCATAATCGGTTTCGGCGATTCACACACACGCGCACATATATATCGTGCCATACTGGAGGGATTGGCCTATGCGCTGAGAGAGGGCAAAGAGAAAACCGAGAAACGCAGCGGTGTGAAGATCAACGACCTGCGTATCGCAGGCGGCGGAAGCCAGAGCAATGCTGCCATGCAGCTTACTGCGGATATCTTCGGCCTGCCTACCGCCAGGCCACATGTATATGAGGCATCGGGTCTGGGGGCTGCCATGGATGCTGCGGTGGGGGTGAATATCCACAAGGATTTCAAATCGGCCGTGAGCGAGATGACGCATCCGGGTGATTGTTTCGAGCCCAACGAGGACACACATGCTGTCTATGAAAGGCTTTATCGCGATGTCTATCTCAAGATGTATAACAGGCTCAAGCCTCTCTACCAGGAGATAAAAGATATCACCGGCAGGGCCGGCGCAGGGGGTTGA
- a CDS encoding corrinoid protein — MKELKQLVIDGKSDRAAALVARLLDEGGSADVLMEQALIPAMDTVGKLFQDGEYFLPELLVSAKAMQRSVEVIKQRSTTGTVTKSGKAVVGTVKGDLHDIGKNLLVMALEGAGFEVVDLGSDVSTQQFVEAVKKHQPHVMGMSALLSTTMYMMKDVIEAMDREGLHAGVKIMVGGAPLNDDYAKKIGADFYGPDCIAGRDYARAIVAHKN, encoded by the coding sequence ATGAAAGAACTGAAGCAACTCGTGATAGACGGCAAATCTGACAGAGCGGCAGCTCTGGTTGCCAGGTTACTGGACGAAGGCGGATCTGCCGACGTGCTGATGGAACAAGCATTGATACCAGCCATGGACACAGTAGGTAAGCTTTTCCAGGACGGCGAGTATTTCCTGCCTGAACTACTGGTATCGGCCAAGGCTATGCAGAGAAGTGTGGAGGTTATCAAACAGCGCTCAACTACCGGGACAGTTACCAAAAGCGGTAAAGCAGTCGTTGGCACAGTCAAAGGTGACCTGCATGACATAGGCAAGAACCTGCTTGTCATGGCGTTAGAAGGCGCCGGTTTCGAAGTGGTGGACCTCGGCTCGGATGTTTCAACGCAGCAGTTCGTGGAGGCTGTTAAAAAGCATCAACCCCATGTTATGGGCATGTCGGCCCTGCTCTCCACTACGATGTACATGATGAAGGACGTTATTGAAGCCATGGACAGGGAGGGATTACACGCGGGTGTAAAAATCATGGTAGGCGGCGCCCCTCTCAACGATGACTACGCTAAAAAGATAGGAGCGGATTTTTACGGCCCGGACTGTATCGCCGGCAGAGATTACGCGCGCGCTATTGTCGCCCATAAGAATTAG
- a CDS encoding uroporphyrinogen decarboxylase family protein: MKSRSKGAMTPKERIHAAARGLPSDRVPVFYWIEAHTGCRLMAEYRPSGHWNRDLAAKFLWNRLKKGGYMQAAEVWRFLPLLWDIHSYNFANAYGINLGADMILASYATPDYSKWSYKKGHIDIVDIYNVGRKIGGGIYPDMIDPPIKNLDDLKNFAFPDATKNSLYNTFRRYRKQYPHHSIAAEAWGPHDWTSNQMIGLEKYMTWLVEYPDEIKSFMDRFIDHEIEIARRSIRAGADVIFIYDDYGYNNRPLISMKMWKEFMYPRLKKQIDAAHEDGALVCLHSCGYQMPFLEYYVEMGIDMLQSFQPAAGNDFKLAVDKYGDKLCFVTGIDIQKGESMTPEEYKQDILAYYRIGRAKNRHILGTTHEIQYTMPEDNLRILFKTVGEIQAGYYD; encoded by the coding sequence ATGAAAAGTCGAAGCAAAGGCGCAATGACGCCCAAAGAGAGGATTCATGCGGCAGCAAGGGGACTGCCCTCCGATCGGGTGCCCGTGTTTTATTGGATCGAAGCGCACACAGGCTGCAGGTTAATGGCCGAATACCGGCCATCAGGTCACTGGAACAGGGACCTGGCAGCAAAATTCCTCTGGAACAGGCTGAAAAAGGGCGGATATATGCAGGCCGCTGAGGTTTGGAGATTCTTGCCACTGCTCTGGGATATTCATAGCTATAATTTCGCCAATGCCTATGGCATTAATCTGGGAGCGGACATGATCCTCGCCTCCTACGCAACACCTGATTACAGCAAATGGAGCTATAAAAAGGGCCACATCGACATCGTTGATATCTACAATGTAGGCCGCAAGATAGGCGGAGGAATCTATCCCGATATGATTGATCCCCCCATAAAGAATCTCGATGACCTCAAGAATTTCGCTTTTCCCGATGCCACTAAAAATAGTCTATACAACACGTTTCGGCGGTACAGGAAGCAGTACCCTCATCACAGCATTGCCGCAGAGGCATGGGGTCCACATGATTGGACCAGCAACCAGATGATAGGCCTGGAAAAATATATGACCTGGCTGGTGGAATACCCGGATGAAATCAAGTCGTTCATGGACAGGTTCATCGACCACGAGATTGAGATCGCCCGCAGGAGCATAAGGGCAGGGGCGGACGTTATATTTATCTACGATGATTACGGCTATAACAACCGCCCTCTTATTTCGATGAAAATGTGGAAAGAATTCATGTACCCCAGGCTGAAAAAACAAATTGATGCCGCCCATGAAGATGGCGCCCTGGTATGCCTGCATTCGTGCGGTTACCAGATGCCGTTCCTCGAATATTACGTGGAAATGGGTATCGACATGCTGCAATCATTTCAGCCGGCCGCCGGCAACGACTTCAAGCTCGCTGTGGACAAATACGGTGATAAACTGTGTTTCGTGACAGGCATCGATATTCAGAAGGGAGAGTCTATGACGCCGGAGGAGTACAAGCAGGATATTCTAGCATACTATCGCATCGGCAGGGCTAAAAATCGCCACATACTGGGAACTACACATGAAATACAGTACACCATGCCTGAGGATAACCTGAGGATCCTTTTCAAGACCGTCGGAGAGATCCAGGCTGGTTATTACGATTAG
- a CDS encoding FAD-binding oxidoreductase produces the protein MAHKDQFYPSWCEEEAPAGSYRSLIKYGDPRGFKHPNPGMFHLIKENFGMTDDDFKEPSLCTEKIDIEIPPKLPASQIEALKNIVGAGNFYTDTYNRARTSYGSSIYDVLRLRNKIIENLPDVVLCPRNREDVQAVVRFCDENRIPLYVVGGNSSVTRGKEAVKGGVCLDMNVHMNKIISINENNQTVTVEAGIMGPDLERILNNAPDTLKAKRRYTVGHFPQSFEHSCVGGWVVTRGAGQNSTYYGKIEDMVISQEYVTPIGEFKTLEFPRSATGPDFDQIMIGSEGTFGILVSCTLRLCRYMPENRRRFSYLFKTWEGALAACREVMQGEFGFPSVFRLSDPEETDVALRMYHIHGTPVDSVLRALGYKPMQRCMFIGMSEGDGDLARLVAKKLDRIFRKYGVFNLSIAKVTQSWEKSRFTDPFMREDLMDYGVLIDTLECGVTWDNLAKVHADVRAYIKSRPKTICMTHLSHAYPQGGNLYFIFVAKMKEINEYLELQYGILDAIQKAGATMSHHHGVGKQTAPWLEGQIGKAQVDVIRALRDHFDPHHIMNPGGTLGLDMSEEQMAKRWGFRK, from the coding sequence ATGGCACACAAAGACCAGTTTTATCCAAGTTGGTGTGAAGAGGAAGCCCCGGCCGGCTCGTATCGCAGCCTGATCAAGTACGGCGATCCGAGGGGTTTCAAACATCCCAATCCCGGTATGTTTCACCTGATCAAAGAAAATTTCGGCATGACGGACGATGATTTCAAAGAGCCCAGCCTGTGCACAGAAAAGATCGATATTGAAATACCTCCAAAACTGCCGGCATCGCAGATAGAAGCCCTCAAGAATATAGTCGGCGCCGGGAATTTCTACACTGACACGTACAATCGTGCGCGTACATCCTACGGGTCGTCTATTTACGACGTATTACGTCTGCGCAACAAAATAATTGAGAACCTGCCGGATGTTGTCCTCTGCCCGCGCAACCGCGAGGATGTGCAGGCCGTCGTCAGGTTCTGTGATGAAAACCGCATACCCCTGTATGTAGTCGGCGGCAATTCCAGTGTTACACGGGGTAAGGAAGCTGTGAAGGGTGGTGTCTGCCTGGATATGAATGTTCACATGAACAAGATCATCTCGATCAATGAAAATAACCAGACCGTCACGGTGGAGGCCGGCATTATGGGCCCGGACCTGGAGAGGATATTAAACAATGCGCCTGACACGCTCAAAGCTAAAAGGCGCTATACCGTGGGCCATTTTCCTCAGTCCTTCGAGCATTCTTGTGTGGGTGGTTGGGTGGTTACCCGCGGCGCCGGCCAGAACTCCACTTATTACGGCAAGATAGAAGATATGGTGATATCCCAGGAATATGTCACGCCCATCGGCGAGTTTAAAACATTGGAATTTCCGCGGTCGGCAACCGGGCCTGATTTCGACCAGATCATGATCGGCAGCGAGGGGACATTCGGCATCCTGGTAAGTTGCACATTGAGGCTATGCCGCTATATGCCGGAAAACAGGCGCAGGTTCTCTTACCTGTTCAAGACATGGGAAGGGGCACTCGCGGCCTGTCGCGAGGTTATGCAGGGCGAGTTTGGATTCCCCTCTGTCTTCCGGTTGTCCGATCCCGAGGAGACCGACGTGGCCTTGCGTATGTACCACATCCACGGCACGCCTGTAGATTCAGTGCTGAGGGCGCTGGGCTATAAGCCCATGCAGCGCTGCATGTTCATCGGCATGTCCGAAGGAGATGGTGATCTGGCGCGGCTGGTGGCTAAAAAGCTGGATAGGATATTCAGGAAGTACGGCGTCTTCAACCTTAGTATAGCCAAAGTCACTCAATCCTGGGAGAAGAGTCGCTTCACCGATCCTTTTATGCGCGAAGACCTGATGGATTATGGTGTGCTGATCGATACTCTGGAGTGCGGCGTCACCTGGGATAATCTGGCTAAGGTGCATGCGGATGTCAGGGCTTATATTAAATCGCGACCGAAAACCATTTGCATGACACACCTTTCACACGCCTACCCGCAGGGCGGCAACCTGTATTTCATATTTGTGGCCAAGATGAAGGAGATCAACGAGTATCTTGAACTACAATACGGCATACTTGATGCCATTCAGAAGGCCGGTGCCACTATGAGTCACCACCATGGCGTGGGCAAACAAACGGCGCCCTGGCTGGAAGGCCAGATCGGTAAAGCTCAGGTCGACGTAATACGTGCATTACGCGACCATTTCGACCCGCACCATATTATGAACCCCGGTGGAACGTTGGGGTTGGATATGTCAGAGGAACAAATGGCAAAGCGCTGGGGCTTCAGGAAGTAA
- a CDS encoding glycerol-3-phosphate dehydrogenase/oxidase, with protein MWRKGWREQAISHIDQPWDLIIIGGGITGAGVLFQAAAAGLKALLVESGDFSSGTSSRSSKLIHGGLRYILNKQYKVTQESVREREWLLREARNLVTKLGFIFPNFERYHVKTNQIGQIIAIYDLLAPKWDHRAYSTEKILKEYPILKAEGMLGGYLYYDAAMDDSRIVLRVLKEAVRNGGTAINYLKVEKLLLDSSGQVRGVAIKDTSSPDGRTFEINARAFVNASGPWADQLRGQVGQPARLRRLRGSHLIFQREKLPMKDALTLLHPKDNRAMFVIPWEGTTMIGTTDIDHDPALDANHSEPFASQDEINYILEASAFLFPGLNLTRSDVISSFAGLRPIIKGGADTPGKESRAHALWEENGLITITGGKYTTFRIMSRQTLAAVLKKLGKLPVVKNKRIFPKLPSVNAPNIDSTTLAHLLGRYGNDTAELIKTAGAGELERIGSLPNVWAELRWAARAEGVVRLSDLLLRRVRIGMLLQGGAEDQLARVRKAVQAELGWSDDKWQDEAAAYLDTWRKYYSPSPA; from the coding sequence ATGTGGCGTAAAGGATGGCGCGAACAGGCTATATCACACATCGACCAACCTTGGGACCTGATCATTATAGGCGGTGGAATCACAGGGGCCGGGGTGCTGTTTCAAGCAGCTGCGGCAGGACTTAAAGCCCTGCTGGTGGAAAGCGGCGATTTTTCCTCGGGTACCTCGAGCCGATCCTCGAAGCTAATCCACGGTGGCCTGCGTTATATTTTAAACAAGCAGTATAAGGTGACTCAGGAATCGGTGCGGGAAAGGGAATGGCTGCTGAGGGAAGCCCGAAATTTAGTGACCAAGCTGGGATTCATATTTCCCAACTTCGAGCGCTACCATGTGAAAACCAATCAGATAGGACAGATAATCGCTATATATGACCTGCTGGCGCCCAAATGGGATCACCGTGCCTACAGCACGGAGAAAATACTGAAAGAGTATCCCATTTTGAAAGCGGAGGGTATGCTGGGTGGGTACCTTTACTATGACGCAGCCATGGATGATAGCCGAATCGTCCTGCGCGTGTTGAAGGAGGCGGTCAGGAATGGCGGCACTGCCATCAACTACCTTAAAGTTGAGAAGCTTCTGCTGGACAGTAGCGGCCAGGTCCGCGGCGTCGCTATAAAAGATACATCATCGCCGGACGGCAGGACCTTCGAAATAAATGCCAGGGCCTTTGTCAATGCTTCGGGGCCGTGGGCTGACCAGCTGAGAGGCCAGGTAGGCCAACCCGCCCGGCTGCGCAGGCTGCGCGGCAGCCACCTCATCTTCCAGAGGGAGAAGCTGCCTATGAAGGATGCGCTTACGCTTTTGCATCCGAAGGACAATCGTGCCATGTTCGTTATCCCCTGGGAGGGGACCACTATGATCGGGACTACCGACATAGACCATGATCCGGCGCTGGATGCAAACCATAGCGAACCGTTCGCCAGCCAGGACGAGATAAACTACATTCTGGAGGCCTCGGCGTTTCTATTCCCCGGCCTTAACCTCACCCGGAGCGACGTGATTTCGTCGTTCGCCGGCCTTCGTCCCATAATAAAAGGCGGCGCCGACACGCCCGGCAAAGAATCGCGCGCACATGCGCTTTGGGAAGAGAACGGACTTATCACTATCACGGGCGGCAAGTACACAACTTTCCGTATAATGTCGCGCCAAACACTGGCGGCTGTGCTTAAAAAACTGGGTAAGTTACCCGTAGTTAAAAACAAGCGTATCTTTCCCAAACTACCATCTGTGAATGCGCCTAATATTGATTCAACTACACTGGCTCATCTACTGGGGCGGTACGGCAATGACACGGCTGAGCTGATTAAGACGGCGGGCGCTGGAGAGCTCGAGCGTATAGGCAGTTTGCCCAATGTTTGGGCTGAGCTGCGCTGGGCGGCGCGCGCGGAGGGTGTGGTACGCCTGTCTGACCTCTTGCTCAGGAGGGTCAGGATTGGTATGCTGCTGCAGGGAGGTGCGGAGGACCAGCTCGCGCGTGTGCGTAAAGCGGTGCAGGCTGAACTCGGCTGGAGTGATGATAAGTGGCAGGATGAAGCAGCTGCTTACCTGGATACATGGCGCAAATATTACAGCCCCAGCCCGGCTTAA
- a CDS encoding GNAT family N-acetyltransferase has product MRISNCSKEDFDQILTDFSQFWEHERALALHHPTLLYEFGNSAFIIKHDNKVVAYLFGFISQTEPTGYINLLAVRQDYRRQGLGKKLYYHFEQYAMKRDCLRLKAITSPVNTLSVNFHRNIGMRPVGEMGPTGVPTIKDYAGPGKDRIVFIKNIGRTAHDKY; this is encoded by the coding sequence ATGAGAATATCTAATTGCAGCAAAGAAGATTTTGATCAGATTCTGACTGATTTCAGCCAGTTTTGGGAGCATGAACGAGCACTTGCCCTGCATCACCCCACACTGCTTTATGAGTTCGGCAATTCAGCATTTATTATAAAGCATGACAACAAAGTCGTTGCTTATCTTTTCGGCTTCATCTCACAAACAGAACCGACAGGCTATATTAACCTTCTGGCAGTGCGCCAGGATTACCGTAGACAGGGCCTGGGCAAGAAGCTGTATTATCATTTCGAGCAATATGCCATGAAGCGCGATTGCCTGCGGCTGAAGGCTATCACCAGTCCTGTCAATACACTTTCAGTCAACTTTCACAGAAATATAGGCATGAGGCCTGTCGGAGAAATGGGTCCCACAGGTGTGCCAACCATCAAAGATTATGCAGGTCCGGGCAAAGACCGCATCGTTTTCATTAAGAATATCGGGCGGACAGCGCATGACAAATACTAA
- a CDS encoding PAS domain S-box protein → MANPRKPTQKKCVSSGKITANQADQAALGQALLQSTSAGIYIVQDGEFVYLSPFFETLTGYSIKELLGQESLKLVHPDDREMVRRAAISMLKQRRKQNPFEYRFLKKNGDVMWVMETVSPIDYKGRRATLGSFMDIHQRKMLEEAVSKSGQLHSAMLSQMYDACFEVDLSGHFIFTNNSMCVSLRYNLLELDGKHSDIIIPEEDRELVGKAFNHVFKSGQTNTGFTHRVKRKDGIVMTVETSVSPVREPSGRITGFICVSRDVTESRRLQAALLRSEELHRTILEQMYDSYYEVDLAGTFTFVNDSVCSNLLYSKEELLGKNFNFCVPPDEIKNMFLAFNRVFRAGQPNKAFSHKILRRDGKILYAESSIDLRRDETGQPIGFRSISRDITERKQLEEALLEEKNFTDSVLDSMPGIFYALDENGRLIRWNKNEEKVTGYSSAELHNMNALNTIAEEEREIVASKIADVFSQGYASVETLILSKDGKKMRYLLTGARVDIGDKPYVIGMGIDISERIQAEQDLKRSEERYRALFDSSLELVYILDFEGNFLDANRATLELIGYSKEEISTLNVASLFDTEDLPDVLAMLNKAGVPGLYKEMMEFKLRRKDSSQVYIEAQSSLIRREGKPYAIQGIARDITERKMFEQRLSEMATHDFLTGLPNRILLNDRFTMALAQAHRNKHRLAIIAVDLDRFKSVNDTLGHQAGDDLLKAIAIRLKESVRSSDTVARMGGDEFLLLMPEMHMIEDANKIIDKIALAFKEPFSIQGSRLNMSASMGLAIYPDDGEDMEALMRKSDAAMYNIKRHGPSEGRPRHTRED, encoded by the coding sequence ATGGCAAACCCGCGTAAACCGACCCAAAAGAAATGTGTAAGCAGCGGGAAAATTACTGCCAACCAGGCTGACCAGGCCGCTCTGGGGCAGGCTCTGCTCCAGAGCACCAGCGCTGGCATCTACATAGTTCAGGACGGTGAGTTCGTCTACCTCAGCCCCTTCTTCGAAACCCTGACGGGATATTCTATTAAAGAGCTGCTTGGGCAGGAATCTCTCAAACTCGTCCATCCAGATGACCGCGAGATGGTACGCAGGGCAGCCATCAGTATGCTGAAACAGCGTCGCAAGCAAAATCCATTTGAATACCGTTTCCTGAAAAAGAACGGTGATGTGATGTGGGTGATGGAGACGGTATCACCGATTGATTACAAAGGTCGGCGCGCTACTCTGGGCAGCTTCATGGATATCCACCAGCGCAAAATGCTTGAGGAAGCCGTTTCAAAGTCAGGACAACTGCACAGCGCTATGCTTTCACAGATGTACGACGCCTGTTTTGAGGTGGATTTGTCCGGCCACTTCATTTTCACCAACAATTCCATGTGCGTCAGCCTGCGTTATAATCTCCTCGAACTCGATGGCAAACATTCCGATATCATTATACCGGAGGAAGATCGAGAGCTAGTCGGTAAGGCCTTTAACCATGTTTTTAAATCCGGCCAGACCAACACAGGTTTCACACACAGGGTCAAACGCAAGGACGGCATCGTGATGACGGTTGAAACCTCTGTCTCACCGGTAAGGGAGCCCTCGGGCAGAATAACAGGATTTATCTGCGTCAGCCGCGATGTCACAGAGAGCAGGCGGCTGCAGGCAGCTCTTTTACGATCCGAGGAATTGCACCGCACCATCCTCGAGCAGATGTACGACTCTTATTATGAGGTAGACCTGGCAGGCACTTTTACATTCGTCAACGACTCTGTTTGCTCAAACCTTCTTTACTCTAAAGAAGAGCTGCTGGGGAAAAATTTTAATTTCTGTGTCCCACCGGATGAAATCAAGAATATGTTCCTGGCCTTCAACCGGGTATTCAGGGCCGGTCAACCCAACAAAGCGTTCTCACACAAGATACTGCGCCGTGACGGCAAAATCCTATATGCGGAAAGCTCTATCGACCTGCGCAGGGACGAGACGGGCCAGCCCATCGGCTTCCGCAGCATCTCACGCGACATCACCGAGCGGAAACAACTTGAAGAAGCCCTGCTGGAGGAAAAGAACTTCACGGACTCAGTCCTGGACAGTATGCCTGGCATCTTTTACGCACTGGACGAAAATGGAAGACTCATAAGATGGAATAAAAACGAGGAGAAGGTGACCGGCTATTCGAGCGCGGAACTGCATAATATGAATGCACTGAACACTATAGCCGAGGAAGAAAGGGAGATAGTGGCATCGAAGATAGCCGATGTTTTTTCGCAGGGCTATGCATCGGTCGAAACCCTGATTTTATCGAAAGACGGAAAAAAAATGAGATACCTGCTGACCGGTGCCCGAGTAGATATCGGAGACAAGCCATATGTTATCGGTATGGGTATAGACATCTCAGAGCGCATACAGGCCGAGCAGGATTTAAAACGGAGCGAAGAACGCTACCGGGCACTATTCGACAGCTCGCTCGAACTTGTCTATATACTCGATTTCGAAGGAAATTTTTTGGATGCCAACCGCGCTACCCTGGAACTCATAGGATACAGTAAAGAGGAGATCAGCACACTGAACGTAGCTTCACTTTTTGATACTGAGGACCTGCCCGATGTACTGGCGATGTTAAATAAGGCCGGAGTGCCGGGGCTGTACAAGGAGATGATGGAATTCAAACTGCGCCGCAAGGACAGCAGCCAGGTATATATTGAGGCTCAGTCCTCGCTCATCAGGCGTGAGGGCAAACCTTATGCCATTCAGGGAATCGCCCGCGATATAACGGAGAGGAAAATGTTCGAACAGCGGCTATCTGAGATGGCCACGCACGATTTCCTGACCGGACTGCCTAACCGGATATTGCTTAACGACCGCTTTACCATGGCGCTGGCGCAGGCCCACCGCAACAAGCACAGGCTGGCTATTATCGCGGTTGACCTGGACCGCTTTAAATCGGTCAATGACACTTTAGGGCACCAGGCCGGTGACGATCTGCTCAAGGCCATAGCCATCAGGTTGAAGGAAAGCGTCCGTTCAAGTGATACGGTGGCCCGCATGGGAGGTGACGAATTCCTGTTACTCATGCCGGAGATGCACATGATAGAGGATGCCAATAAAATCATCGACAAGATAGCGCTTGCTTTCAAGGAGCCGTTCTCCATACAGGGCAGCCGTTTGAATATGTCAGCCAGCATGGGACTGGCCATATACCCCGATGACGGTGAAGATATGGAGGCTCTGATGCGCAAGTCCGATGCCGCCATGTATAACATCAAACGCCACGGCCCCAGCGAAGGGCGCCCTCGCCATACGCGAGAAGACTAG